One Calditerrivibrio sp. genomic region harbors:
- the recJ gene encoding single-stranded-DNA-specific exonuclease RecJ, translated as MRKPEEIIEEILKRRGIIDTTAYLNPHPKYLEKSEKLISKDVAGKILNKLKKAKSIVIYSDYDVDGVTSSVLFSKFLSEIGIKNYRVVIPSRFKDGYGLNIKRIEEEWDKDPFDFLITFDCGISSRKEVEYLRSKGVFVVITDHHLPLDDVPNADIIINPKLTASADRGDYYLCGCGVAFKLIHMIKNVIGNGVDLKKYLDLVALATVADIVPLVGDNRILVKYGLDVINSNPSLGVKSLMAVAGLKGDVGSYHLGFVLGPRINASGRLDIADTSYHLLVCEDETDAKVLASKLDELNEARKKECDEIFEEAISMMEETDGNGICLYQKHWNKGVIGIVASRLVERYNTSVILFGTNVDKEDDNGIISGSGRTADGVDLFGFLSEIDKVYPGLMIKYGGHTKACGLSVYEKNFEKFKSVFHRMLKDVEFSDTKVSYDLALSFSDLNERLVEFIKKMEPFGYGNENPRFLFKNVELLDFRKIGTGEHLSLNLQQNGQRFRGVWFNGDENRIDSTLDIVANLDFNEYNGNRYIQLKVVGIV; from the coding sequence ATGAGAAAGCCTGAAGAGATTATAGAGGAGATTTTAAAAAGACGGGGCATCATTGATACAACTGCTTATTTAAACCCACATCCAAAATATCTGGAAAAATCTGAAAAACTTATTTCAAAGGATGTAGCTGGAAAAATTCTGAATAAGCTTAAAAAGGCCAAAAGTATAGTTATCTACAGCGATTATGATGTGGATGGTGTGACCTCTTCTGTCCTTTTTTCAAAGTTTTTGTCGGAGATCGGTATAAAAAACTATAGAGTAGTTATACCCAGCAGGTTTAAGGATGGGTATGGGCTAAATATAAAGAGAATTGAAGAAGAATGGGACAAAGATCCCTTTGATTTTTTAATTACATTTGATTGTGGTATAAGTTCGAGAAAGGAGGTGGAATATCTGAGGAGCAAAGGTGTTTTTGTAGTCATAACTGATCATCATCTCCCTTTAGATGATGTACCTAACGCAGATATAATTATAAACCCTAAATTAACAGCGTCAGCTGATAGGGGGGATTATTATTTGTGTGGTTGTGGAGTGGCTTTTAAGCTCATTCATATGATAAAAAATGTGATAGGTAATGGGGTGGATCTTAAAAAGTATCTCGATCTTGTTGCCCTTGCCACTGTAGCGGATATTGTACCTTTGGTGGGTGACAACAGAATATTGGTCAAGTATGGGTTGGATGTGATCAATAGTAATCCTTCTCTAGGTGTTAAATCTTTGATGGCGGTAGCAGGACTTAAGGGAGATGTGGGGAGTTATCATCTTGGGTTCGTTTTGGGACCAAGGATAAATGCAAGTGGTAGACTTGATATAGCTGATACAAGTTATCATCTTTTAGTATGTGAGGATGAGACAGACGCAAAAGTACTTGCATCAAAGCTTGATGAACTTAACGAGGCAAGAAAAAAGGAGTGCGATGAGATTTTTGAGGAAGCCATTTCTATGATGGAAGAAACAGATGGTAATGGGATATGTCTTTACCAGAAACACTGGAATAAAGGTGTAATAGGTATTGTTGCTTCAAGGCTTGTCGAACGATATAATACATCTGTGATCCTTTTTGGTACTAATGTGGATAAAGAGGATGATAATGGTATAATAAGTGGCTCTGGTAGAACGGCTGATGGTGTAGATCTTTTTGGGTTTTTATCCGAAATAGATAAAGTATATCCCGGCCTGATGATAAAATATGGTGGCCATACAAAAGCTTGTGGGCTTTCAGTATATGAAAAGAATTTTGAAAAGTTTAAATCTGTTTTTCATCGTATGCTGAAAGACGTGGAGTTTTCTGATACAAAGGTAAGCTATGATCTTGCTTTAAGTTTTTCCGATCTGAATGAGAGACTTGTAGAGTTTATAAAAAAGATGGAGCCTTTTGGGTATGGCAACGAAAATCCGAGGTTTCTTTTCAAAAATGTTGAGCTATTGGACTTTAGAAAGATTGGTACTGGGGAACATCTATCATTAAACCTTCAGCAGAATGGCCAAAGGTTTAGAGGGGTGTGGTTTAATGGAGATGAAAATAGGATAGATTCTACTTTGGATATTGTAGCAAACTTAGATTTTAATGAGTATAATGGAAACAGGTATATTCAGCTAAAGGTGGTTGGAATTGTTTGA
- a CDS encoding ABC transporter ATP-binding protein: protein MGAIEIKDLCKSFKLRGKGIKALDNLTFSVEEGEIYGFLGPNGAGKSTTIKILMDLIRADSGEARMFGVPVEDFRARIAVGFMPENPQYYDNLTGFDLLMLTAGMYKLDIEKAKKKAWELLELFELKDSAKKQIRKYSKGMVQRIGFASSIVHEPKLLILDEPMSGLDPLGRILFKQVMKDLNSRGVTIFFSSHIIPDIEEICTKVVMIKSGKVIKQLDSLEIKHLSTFGFSIIVKKDKIEGKGFEYKDIGGDIVAIDVSKEDFMEVMDKIKSMSAEIIDINPIKTNLEDLFIKMM from the coding sequence ATGGGTGCTATTGAGATAAAAGATCTTTGTAAAAGTTTTAAACTAAGAGGGAAAGGGATTAAGGCTCTGGATAACCTTACTTTTTCTGTGGAAGAGGGGGAGATATATGGCTTTTTAGGGCCTAATGGGGCAGGTAAGAGTACTACGATTAAAATCCTTATGGATTTAATCAGGGCTGACTCTGGTGAAGCCAGGATGTTTGGAGTACCTGTAGAGGATTTTAGAGCAAGGATAGCAGTTGGTTTTATGCCAGAGAACCCGCAATATTATGACAACCTTACCGGTTTTGATCTTTTGATGCTCACTGCTGGGATGTATAAGTTGGATATTGAAAAAGCCAAAAAAAAGGCCTGGGAGCTTTTGGAGTTGTTTGAATTGAAGGATTCTGCGAAGAAGCAGATCAGGAAATATAGTAAAGGAATGGTACAAAGGATAGGATTTGCATCAAGTATAGTGCACGAACCTAAGTTGCTTATCCTTGATGAACCTATGAGTGGTCTTGATCCATTGGGGCGTATTTTGTTTAAACAGGTGATGAAAGATTTAAACAGTAGAGGGGTAACTATATTTTTTAGTTCCCACATAATACCTGATATTGAGGAGATTTGCACAAAAGTTGTAATGATAAAATCTGGAAAGGTAATAAAGCAGCTTGATAGCTTAGAGATAAAGCATTTAAGCACTTTTGGTTTTAGTATTATTGTAAAAAAAGATAAAATAGAGGGTAAGGGATTTGAATACAAGGATATCGGTGGCGATATTGTAGCTATAGATGTATCAAAGGAGGATTTCATGGAAGTCATGGACAAAATAAAGTCTATGTCTGCGGAAATCATAGATATAAACCCGATAAAGACAAATCTTGAGGATCTTTTTATAAAAATGATGTAG